The DNA segment caatacaATTGATCAGTCATATACacgattttctctaaattttatcatgaacTATTTACACATTTACAAAACCTAGGATAAGACACAGGAACAAATCTTATCTTTGGTTCAGTGTTTATTTCTGGATCTTGTATAAGGATCCACGTATGGTAATCATGTTCTGGTTGACATTGGCCGAAGTTACAGGTAGCCCTAGCACTGAAAAGTAGAAAATAAGATAAAGTTATGTGAATACTAGTATACTTAACTTGACCAGCGTATATAGAGATGAAAGAAGAAAGGAATGGTGGTCTATATCATTTCGATAAAACCATGAATGACCAAATCGGATattgaaatttatcaaaatatatatgtattagaatgaaatgttatataaaaCTAGACTAAGAATTCCATAAAATGTCAAAAGGTTAATAGCTTCTAATTCTGCATGGATAAATCTTGTACATGCCTATGTAATGAAGTTGGCTTATATTATCATGTGATGTGAAATGTTCTTATAAAGTGGTGCCAAATTTCTTCTGTGTTTCATTCACAGAATTGATTGCAGAAAGGTGATTCgtaatattattatgatataagAGCATTTAAGTCAtactcaaattaaaaataatgtttaatcaaatactaatattgtaaaaaaatatatagttattcCAATAATATACATCATTATTTTGAagcaatttgtttcaaaaatgatattgatacatgttttgtaaatgtttggAATTAAACCACCAGAAAATGAATTAAGGTGTGACATAGTCAACAATAGTACTGCTCTGGAAAATGAATTTCAGTACTAGACCTATAATATccatctatttacaaaactataATTCATTAACGAGATAAAAGCTTAAGTTTTCAAACTtgagtttaaattgaaaataataatcagtTATCTAAAACGTTTGTCTCTTCATTTCACAGAAAACACTCTGAAGAATATTTTGAATGCAAGAGTAgatacaacttaaaaaaaaaaagcaaattgaAAAGTAATATTCAATACGCATGCTTTGTTCTAACAACTATACACGTATCTGCTTATAAAATAgaattgaatataaatctaGAAAGGTATTCGTTATCATAAGTAAAAATAGTTAAAGTAACTTACGGACATTTTCCTAGAAACAAGATCTGCCATCCATCTGCTGGCTTATGAACGTCATACGATTTACCTTTGTATTCTATTTTTACCGGAGCTGTTGCCGaaaatttactgaaataaaataaatttatgtcAATTGAAAGTACTAATCTCgactaataattttattttggatgtaacgcgtcttctgattggctgccgtcgtgttgtttatcagcccatagacatattttgtcatgtgaccgtgacgttaTCAACGTTTGTTCATGGTTTACTCcgatttaaaatggaatttagaattaaattataggAAATAACTGTaacattttttctgtctattcaaaatgacataaaaaatgtggtgcaaactataaaatattacgCTACGCGGGTTATTCattgtgcaccacatttttatgttatttcgaatagacagaaaaatattacagttattcctCAAATAAATGATGAGTATTCAATTTGACTACTTCCGAAAGTTGAATAGTCctcaaacaaaaactaaaaaaatgataccaacataattgtataattcaaataatttcacAAACCTATTTTAAAATTAGACTATGTACTCATTCCGACCGTCTATAGCGTGAATATTCGTTAATTTCTACAATTTCATTGATAGTATACCACCCACACATTACTTCGAGCGTTGCTCAATCTATATGGTCGATAAATTGACCTATAAgcgtttgaaaacaaacaagtggGTTGGTGGATTGgtaagaaagaaaatatatagaacgttttaaacatatttgtttttaagaacagtgaaaagattttcattaatgaagagaaaaattatcaaactaatcaagttattttttaattctgcTAAATTGCCTCCTATCTGCCTACTCAATAACCGAGTCACATATTCACATATATACTacgaatatgtggtatgattgccaatgagacaagtctccaccagagaccaaatgatatagACCTTTACAACTAAAGGcttgcagtggcggatccagacatttttttttctttcatcaaactgtaaatacgggttcaaaactgtatcgtatgctcTTAATCTATCCGTGTTTCTCTACATACATGCGAGTTCATGTTGTAGTAGTTACTAGCAGTAATTACATGCTAGTGCTGATAGAACCTAACatgtttgttaaatatttttttttttgtatcgcATGCATCCgactttcaaaaataaatataaatgattcatttaAAATCAACTTAACCGCGTCTTCGTGATCCAAAGCTGGAAAATTGGTATCGTACATGCATGTTCGCCAATTTCgtgttcatatttttaattcaagtatttatatatttacacataATTAGGTATAAATTCCCTCCTAAAAAGAACAAATGTTACAATACTTACGTTGGACAGCAAGTTGAACACTGAGCTCTTTTAGGTCGTGTGTTATTTAACCACCATGGCAATTCCACGGAGCACGACGGTGCTTTTGATATCTTTGTCCAGAAAGTTTTGGATTTCGTTATTTTTCCAAGTggataataataattatagctATACATCTTATCAGTACTATACTTGAGTTTCATAATTTGCCTCtcgctgtatatcatattttgaaatacatgtCTATTCTGGTTAAACCATCTTACTGTTGCAGTAGTAACTAGGCTTACGTTTCCGATAATAACGAAACAGACTGCCACTTGTAGCAAATACATTTTGAATCAGTAATGTGACGAACTGAAACCTTTAAATAAAAGaagtaataaattaaaaataaattcagcaaaataaatatttatgtactGATGAGTAATGAATAATAATagttgttgttaaaaaaatgcaCACAATCCCTACTTCATGCATTAGCACGTACAAAAGTAGACCAGTTACAGGTGAATTTGGGATAAGCAGTATTTTAAGAGGATATTTGACTACGAAACACATTAAATTGTCAGCAAATAAATCctgtatatttatttgtactaaAGTTCTCTCACAACTTtccttttattgaaatattaaattgaGAAATATGAAACCGCCAAGACTTAAAAAGCCATCATACACAATACATCAAAACCGGATGTTGGATTATTAGGCAGAGTAGAACTAGTTTACctgaacaaatttattttatggttCAGCGGATTATAAACCCAAACTTTTTCAAAGACAATTGATTATCCTTACCTGTtctagttttatatttattggtGCAGTTTCCCCATATGAACTTAAATAATTTCAGTTAGTTTATGCTACTGAAATTCAATGGATTTGCAAAGCTTCCTAAACTTTATATTACATGCCtcattaataacaaaaaaaaattagcattgATTGtctaaaattttataaagaaatttacaacttttttgaaagttatatgctcaaaaaaggagaaaaaaacgACAGAAGACACCGAATTGATAATTCAAAATCTTTAAAcacgaaaaaaagaaataaaatagggtaaaaaaatgcctaaaaaacaaagaaaataaaaaaatgtcatgaaaaacaaattattcttAGGTAGTTATCACATTCGCCCCGCTCACTCTACACGTAAACGTTCCTATTTCGACTTGATGTTCATATACCTTGTTAAGCCTAACGGACACTCCTTTATCCTGAGTTTACTACTGAATGGAAGAGGGCAAGGAATGGTCATATATCTGAACTTGAGTAAACCCGTGGTGTTCTAGTGAAATACATACCCCTGTACGCTACACTGATGAGTctgttgtagacgaaacgagcgccTGGCGTAAAAAAATCTTCAGGCCTTATatctttgatgttttttttctacactATATGTTAACCTATATGATATATCCAAATCtgcaaaagactcaccagtgacactcgaataaaataagttaaaaaggccataAAGTACAAAGTGAAAGAGCATCGCAGACcagaaataataaatgttttgccaaattcagctaaggaaatctatgcctgaggtagaaaagccaaACATCATTTTGTGACTGTACCAAGTTTGGATATCTTGATCATGTGTTCTTTGATTGTACTGAGGTGTTTGGTGTTGGATAGCCCTGTGAACTGTAcactgacgagtcttttgtagactgaATGAGCATCTGGCGTAAAAATTGAAGCCTTATATCTTGGATGAATTTTTTCTACACTATATGTTAACCTATATCTAAGTTCGTGATTTGCAAAAGAAAAACCAAACCTAAAAATGAATcgaaataaaaagtataaaagtatATTCTCACACTAGCATAATGAACGTTTCTAGCGAAAACTTAATTGGAATACAGTAATTTGTTCAATATAAACTGACGATCAAAGATGCTTAAATCCCATGAAAGTATGGATATCTTTTGCTTCGGAAATCTTAACTCTAAaaatttttgaatgaaaaatcaaaatacgATGAACACAATGccattatatattaaatagatCTTTATAAGGTTTCAATGttattcagtcatttgtttgatttaagtTGCGAATTTAAAGGTTGGACGGACATAAAGGCTAATATCGAACGCCCGATCATTCAATGCGGGACATGGGAACATATTATAAGAAGTAgttatgtaatttttataatacaaatgtagtaaAATATCTTACCGTTAAAATTTAATCTGTCTAGTAAGACAGTGACGGTTAAATGATTATtctatatatgaaatatttttgccTTGGTTACTATGACCAGaaaatttcattcattattGACAGCAACTATTATGTCACATCTATTAAAAACGGAATTAAAGATTGGATTTACGTAGgaatgtttcaaatttttagtGACGAAAAGCGTAAATAAGGTTTGTCCACATGAGAAATGACGTTTGTCGTGATGGCCAGGGTCCAATAAAATCAGTCGGATTCGTTCCGTTCCGTTTAGTTTGTTtccttttattattatttatcaacATGCGGTCGGTGTGAATGTCCTGTTTTCTATTCAACTTTACGTAAGGGATAGATGTGTAGATATCGTGTAAATGCCTcctgacaaaacaaaaaacaacaatataggACGAAATGTTATTTGccttttatatacaattttgtaTGGTTTTTGATTTCCAATTAATAGCCTTGAGTATTTCTGTGAGATTGATTATCGGACTGCACATCTGGTGCAATACGATTGATACCgttaatattattgataataagTACTCCTTTGTCGaaacctctgctggtggactgttagtgTCCAAAAGCATCACCAGCACAAAAGACATTACTTTGGTATAATGcttgattaaaatatttgcagttataaaagtttgaaaattttttttaattaggaATTAAATCCCCTCTTGCAAATCTCTGATTGTAAGTACGGATTTGACCATACTTTATGGTCCTTTTGGATATTATCAGCACATTAACCTTTGCATACAAGTATATGGtttaagattttcaaatattggcCTCGATCATCACGCAAGAGACATAAATAATTGTCCAAACGTGCAttttgtgcaataaaattgttatcgtcaatcaaattttaaacatgaattattttaatgttaaaataaatattatactattaagttaaagtttaaaacaattatgttttataaatccTGAAACATTGAATATATTAAGTTCAAAACTGCtaacttacaatttttatcTAATTTATATTAAGAAGGTTACTTTTTAGGTCTCTGTAGTTGTGAATATCTATTTCTCGAAATATTTCGAAAATTCTATCGAAAAAGTCATTCAATAGTGACTGTCACTTACATCACCATTAATTaagtaacaaatgaaaaacacttGACCAACATGATCTCTCGTATTTTGTGTGTTTAACATCCAGAAGAAAATCTTTAATACATAATTAAGACAACaccaaaattatcaataaatcgCAAAGTTCAGTTCGGTAAAGTGAACTACCAGGATGAATGGTGTATATGTGTATTGACACTGGAAAACGTAAGTATGTTGGACAGAAGTTTATCGATGTTCGAATTAAGTAGCTACAAATTAAGAACATGTATTGTGATAATCTTAGGAACTCCAAAAGCAGCATAAGTAGTCGTGACGACATGGTACACTACCAATAATTTACCCACGTTTTTGGGATATTTCTCTCTTGTATATCAGTACTGTTAGGAAAGACTAAAAACTTAAATAATGTTATACTTTCTAATAATTCGGTATTGTTCATTACTATACAATaactacatacatgtactaattcTATGAATTCAATAACgtttcagtactgtttcagtactgattatGTCATTACTGTTTCCGGACTGAATTTGTCGGTACtggttcagtagttttaatGTACCAATTTTATTAGTACTGTTAAATTATGTATCTACTTACATTTCAAATCACTTTCagtttgttcatttaaaaaatgtccttTAAGTACAATGCTGcgcattttttcaagttttttttttaattatattctaTGTTAGGtacacatttgtttatttttctaaaaataagttacaattttaacattttaatgcagtgatgataatttcaaaatactaGAAACTGAAAAAACGATTTTATAGGTAATTATGTATTGATAGTAAGGTATTGGTTGTCTTGGATTGTTCTGTACATTTGGGTTGGGTAAATTGTCTTTTGATAGCCTATATTGTACTTGTCATATGTTACGTCCCCATTCTACCGGACGATAATACATATTTTTCCTGACACATTCTTATAAATGCTCAATGAGATTGATAGGGTATCGGACGTCTAAGAAAAAGAAATCGGCTGCAGtttctttacatttgatattcTCATTTTTTAATTCGTTTGATACTTTACTTCCTTTTTTTGCAGCTATAAggttaagaaaattattaaacaaatgcatgaataTACCGATATATAAAATAAGTCCTATAAGTACAGTTGTTTATGTAACATTTATTACGAGCTCATAATGTTAAATCGACAAACAATATTCCAGTCTGTATTGTGGATCgcaaaatttttaattgtcGGGTTTGTTGCCGAGGTTTACTAGATTGTGATAAACAAGCAATCCACTGAAATCGCTGAGGACGTTAAAACTACGCGAGTTGGTGGAGCgatggtttatatatatatatattttccagGTGTTTCTATTTGTAAGTCTAACTTTGCCATAATAGTGATTTGGTGAATTAAATTGATCTTTAAGAATCAATAAACACTTTTTACCTTTCTATGGATGTTAATTTTTTACACATGGTTTTTCCTCTCACTTGCGTTTATAAGTTTTTAAAGAGAGGCTTCGTAATATGATTAATGCATACGGAAAAGATATTGACGAATAAGAATTCGGAAAGACAATAATATAGCGAATACATTTCTGAAGATTTTGATAAGATAAAAGATTTTGATTTACAATAAAGGCTATGCACACTTGTATTATAGAAAAACTAAGTTGTTTAAGTGcaatgtatataaaacatattcgAACTGTTTTCATGTGACTTTAAATTacactttaaaatttaaattgttcatcattATGAACAGAACATCCCATGGCAAATTTATTACGATACTATAAAATGCCTAatatataattcattaaaattgaattaaacaCCTGTGGGTAAATTTGCTGTCAAGTTTATGTCGGtgcaaaatgtttaatttttccaTCTTGACACTTTGAAAGacatctatttttttcatatagctGTGGAGATTTTTTAAGTACATAATTGTGTATACACTAACGgtaattaaaaatttgtttttgttactaAAAATTGACATCAGATTTATAGTTTATGCATTCTCGTccttacaaaatatgaaatatttaccattGGACGTAAGATAAGCAAATATGAACCAATCATTGATATGATACatatgatttattaaaaaaaagtatatttcctTACTTATTGCATGAAAAACATGAGTAATCACTGGTCCCATTTACTCTGAAGAATGCAATCTGTACACCCCAACCCCggaaaaattataataaaaaaaccacaaaatgtataaagttgtttaaattttgagaaaaaaaacattgaagtAAAAAGGcagtcttttatattttaattcctGTAATAGCTCAGACAAAATAgcattgtttttctatttaggtgcttttttcaaattattggaAATACATTTCGGATGTTGCTTTTAAATCCTGTATTTAGCTAGTCGCAATGCAAcgtgtaatatatatatatagtttttcaaAGAAACCAATCTGCTAGAGTATAAATACCGCCAACCGCAAACATGTTGATCCTAGTTCAACTTATACCAGATTTAACATTGACCCTAGTTTAACTAATATTAAGAATATGGTATTATACCAGCAGTTTATTCGGAACTAAATGTATGTGGCTTTATCGTTATTCATTTACACTACTACGTCATACAAAGGAATTCTGGGATCCCCCATAGATTATTGGGCAGTCATAGTTTAGATGTTATTCTGATCGGACGTCCCCATTTGATGAGCGACCTATAAGATAACCAGTGACTCAAGCCTAGAATTGTGATATTTTAGGTAATATACTTCAAACACGTATCCCTATAAAATCTTCACAGTGGTGTCAGAAGTCGGCACGATTCCACTGATTTCCTCTGCGGTTTATCGGTGACGTTTAGTCTCGCcgaatttcatattttattttgtttttaacgaGAGGAAAATCTTTGGTTTTTTCCCTCCCTCGATTGTATCATGGAGTGCCGATTTATCAGTACCATTGACATTTGCGCGAGtgatatatttgtttcatgTTTATATTGTGATTCAGACTTTCTGTGTGATAAAATTCCCATCCCCCTTTTTGTAACACATTTATAAATACACAGATTTGCATACACATTGAGAATAAGACAAAATAACCTTATAAACACACTACTTGTGGATAGTTTTTGATAATCTATTTGGAACGAAAAAGACCAGACACAAGACAGCGTTTGTTAGTAAATAGGTCTATTTCAGTTTACAAACGCTGTCTTGAGTACGTCTATTTCGTCAAAATTCACCTAATAATACCCTCAGGGCATTTCAAGCGTTGACATGAAAACGGTTCTTTTCAATGTGTAGATGGTTCTATAATTCCTTTATCTAACAATTCATATAAatgttcttcttcttcttcctttAATCCCAGGGTTGTTCATCTTCGCATTTTCTGTTTAATAAGATTGGAACTTCAAGTATCAATCTTATATTGGATATCTCCATTGAAAAGTGCAATATCCAGGTCATCTTTAGCGAAAATATCTTGGAATTTCACTAATAATGTGGCTAGCTGCAATGACTGTTGGTTATTCAAATTTGCTAGTGACCAGTTGAGTAgttcttttaaatttgttgttagTTTGTCTCTTAGCTGGTTTAGGTCAAATGACTGTTTTTGataatatctattttattcAACTCTAATCTATTTTACCTCTGTTTCCTCCATTACAGCATTAATCTCTAATATTATACCCATctaaaaatcatcccttttcaGAGTTTTTTATTGCTCTGTTGGATTTCTTAGCATTACAGGAACTTGTTTTTTACCCATACAGAGCATATTTAAAACCAACAGGGCTTTCATGAAATAGGTTGGTTGAATTACGATATCATTCATCGGTTCTCATTTAACTGAGCAATGGCGACTTTACTTGAACCAGGTGgtcttctttttctttattctgtGTATTTTCATTTGTTGGTCCTGTCTGATTGAATTCAAGAAGGATGGAATTTTTTCATCTTTAAGTTTGATAGAATAGTCAGTTAAATCAATAACTGCTGTTTGGCTCTAAAGAAAATCTATACCTAGAACGAGATTATCTGTTATTTCAGTTTCAACCATATCCCATTTTACTGTGGATCTGCCCATATTCAAGTTTACATTTTTGGCTATTCCTGCTTTTATCTCTGAACAAGCTCCAGCACCTTTAAGTACGATGTTACCTTTGATGTTGGGTTTGTCAGTTTACTGGTCAAAGAATGTCTTGCTTATAACCGACACCTGGGCTGCTGTGTCTATTACTCCGAAATATTTCTTGCTGTTCACCACTACAGGAATATATAATGTTCTGGCGTCTGAGTCTGAGTTATTTCAACTTATTTGTCTTATATAAATTGACGTCAGTTTGTTTGTCTAAAGAGAGAGTTGGCGGCCTTCCAGTATCACCTGGATGGGCTGAAGGTCGGCCTACTGCTTCAACCTGTTGGAGTTTAAAGATTCCCTGTTTACATTTGGCGAGTGTGACCTTGACCTGTTTCCAGATCTTTGTGGCGATCTGCTCTTTGGTTTCTCACATTGTTCAATAAAAGGTCATTCTTCATCACAGTTAAAGCATTTGTTATCTCTTATAGGACTTATTCCTGGACTTGATAATCTTTGT comes from the Mytilus trossulus isolate FHL-02 chromosome 3, PNRI_Mtr1.1.1.hap1, whole genome shotgun sequence genome and includes:
- the LOC134709600 gene encoding uncharacterized protein LOC134709600; the protein is MYLLQVAVCFVIIGNVSLVTTATVRWFNQNRHVFQNMIYSERQIMKLKYSTDKMYSYNYYYPLGKITKSKTFWTKISKAPSCSVELPWWLNNTRPKRAQCSTCCPTKFSATAPVKIEYKGKSYDVHKPADGWQILFLGKCPARATCNFGQCQPEHDYHTWILIQDPEINTEPKIRFVPVSYPRFCKCVNSS